CACAAAACCGACTCGGGccgcgaaaaaaaaaaaaaagaggcccCACGGAGGGAGACCGAGAGAGCGACCCGGTCCAGACCCGAGCCAGCCGCCGAGCCGAGCCGAAGCGGGCCGAGCCGAGCCGGGCCCGGCCGCCGCCCCGGAGGGACCAGGCCGACGGGACCGAGCCGGACGCGGCCGCTGGCGCCGCCCCCCCGGCGGGAGCTGGGCGCTGCTGACGGGCCGGCGGCGGGCCCGCAGAGGCCCTTTGTCGGCGGGCAGACCGGCCCAGGCCGCGGCTCCCGGACCCGCAGGTAAGCGCCGCCCCCCCGGAGGAACCGCGCCGCGGAGCCCCGAGACCCCCCCACGCCCCCACGCCTGACCGCGGCCGCGCGGGTGTCTCGGCACCTGCCGTGTCCTGTCCGGGCGGCGCTGCTCTGCGGCGCTGTGGAGGGATGCGATCGGTTTTAATCCGCCCCCAGAcacgcgtgtgtgtgtgtgtgtctgtctgcgccctgtgtgtgtgtctgctgtgtATGTATGTGATtctgtgtgtctgctgtgtttgtgtgtgtgtgactgtgtgtgtctgcgccctgtgtgtgtgtgattgtgtgtgtgatAGCGTGTTTCTgcgccctgtgtgtgtgtgattgtgtctgtgccctgtgtgtgtgtctgctgtgtatgtatgtgattgtgtgtgtctgctgtgattgtgtgtgtgtgatagcGTGTTTCTGcgccctgtgtgtgtgcgatAGTGTGTTTCTgcgccctgtgtgtgtgtgattgtgtctgtgccctgtgtgtgtgtctgctgtgtatgtatgtgattgtgtgtgtctgctgtgtTTGTGGCATGTCTgctgtgtatgtgtgtctgtgccctgtgcGTGTCtgctgtgtatgtgtgtttgtatgtgtgtctgctgtgtttgtgtgtgtgtttctgcgtgttgtgtgtgtgattgtgcgtctgctgtgtgtgtgtgtgattgtgcgtctgctgtgtatgtgtgtgtttgtgtgtgtgtttctgtgtgatgCTGTGTCtgcgtgctgtgtgtgtgtttctgtgtgatgCTGTGTCtgcgtgctgtgtgtgtgtgtctgcgtgaTGCTGTGTCtgcgtgctgtgtgtgtgtctgcgtgctgtgtgtgtgtatgtgtgtgatgctgtgtgtgtgtatgtgtgtgatgTTGTGTCtgcgtgctgtgtgtgtgtatgtgtgtgatgctgtgtgtgtgtatgtgtgtgatgTTGTGTCTgcgtgctgtgtgtggatgtgtgtgatGGTGTGTCtgcgtgctgtgtgtgtgtttctgtgtgatgGTGTGTCtgcgtgctgtgtgtgtgtatgtgtgtgatgTTGTGTCtgcgtgctgtgtgtgtgtatgtgtgtgatgTTGTGTCtgcgtgctgtgtgtgtatgtgtgtgatgCTGTGTCTGCgtgctgttgtgtgtgtttctgtgtgatgCTGTGTCTTCgtgctgttgtgtgtgtttctgtgtgatgCTGTGTCtgcgtgctgtgtgtgtgtttctgtgtgtgtgtgtctgcgtgctgtgtgtgtgtttctgtgtgatgCTGTGTCtgcgtgctgtgtgtgtgtatgtgtgtgatgCTGTGTCTGCGTGctgttgtgtgtttctgtgtgatgCTGTGTCtgcgtgctgtgtgtgtgtgatgttgTGTCtgcgtgctgtgtgtgtttctgtgtgatgttgtgtctgtgtgctgtgtgtgatgtTGTGTCtgcgtgctgtgtgtgtgtttctgtgtgatgTTGTGTCtgcgtgctgtgtgtgtgtttctgtgtgatgCTGTGTCtgcgtgctgtgtgtgtgtttctgtgtgatgCTGTGTCtgcgtgctgtgtgtgtgtgtctgcgtgaTGCTGTGTCtgcgtgctgtgtgtgtgtctgcgtgctgtgtgtgtgtatgtgtgtgatgctgtgtgtgtgtatgtgtgtgatgTTGTGTCtgcgtgctgtgtgtgtgtatgtgtgtgatgctgtgtgtgtgtatgtgtgtgatgTTGTGTCTgcgtgctgtgtgtggatgtgtgtgatGGTGTGTCtgcgtgctgtgtgtgtgtttctgtgtgatgTTGTGTCtgcgtgctgtgtgtgtgtatgtgtgtgatgTTGTGTCTgcgtgctgtgtgtggatgtgtgtgatGCTGTGTCtgcgtgctgtgtgtgtggatgtgtgtgatGCTGTGTCtgcgtgctgtgtgtgtgtgtgatgtgtctgcatgctgtgtgtgtgtatgtgtgtgatgTTGTGTTtgcgtgctgtgtgtgtgtttctgtgtgatgTTGTGTTtgcgtgctgtgtgtgtgtttctgtgtgatgctgtgtctgtgtgctgtgtgtgtgtatgtgtgtgatgttgtgtgtgtgtttcctccCTGCCTGCCTGTGTTGAGGCTCAGAGTCTGGCTGTGGCGCCGGGCTCAGCAGGCGCTGGGTCGAtccccggggtgctgtctgtgtggagtctgcgccCTGGGGTGGGGGTGGGTCCCGTCCGGGGCGAACCGCTGCTAGCGCCCGTTGCATGCTGGGACGGGCCCCGGTGTGGCGGTGACCTCCTGCCTGCAGTCGTCGGGAGTGAGGGCCACAGCCGGACAGCGTGTTCCACCCACCCGCCCCCCTCTGCGTGcagtggagcctcctgtccCGGCCGGACAGTGGGACCTGCCCAGTGGGCCGGGCTGTGTTCCAGTCCTGGACGACGGCTCCGGTGAGGCGGGGGTGAGTGCGCCACTGCGCCTCTGAGCTCCCGGTTTCTCTCGGCAGATCCCGAGGCCCCGGAGCAGGCCGGAGCAGCGGGGCGGCGCGGAGACGCAGCAGCGGGAGAGAATCGCACGCGAGAGCGAGCCAGCGGGCGGGCCGCGCGCCCTGACCCCGCCCGGACCGGCCCGGAGCTCCGCCGCGGGGCAGGGGCGCGCCGCCCGGGACGAGCCCCTCCAGCGGCGCTCCTGAGCCCCGGATGGAGAGCGGGGGTGGCGGCCGctcggcggcggcggggggaggcggcggcggcggcggcgccgcGGCGGGGACCAGCCAGGGCCGGACCTCCTCCGGCGGGGGGGGCTCCTCGGGCCGGGGGGCCGGGCCGGGACTCGGCGGCGGGATCATCATCTCCACCTCCAGCGCCGGGGCGGGCGTGGGGCTGGGGGGCCTGGCCCCGCCCGCCTCCGCCGTGCCCTCGGTGAGCGACTGGGAGATGTTCCAGTTCGGGAAGTACCCCATGGACATCCTGGAGATGCTGAGCGGCCACCAGGCGCACCCCTTCAAGGCCAGCCTGGGGCtggagaggcagctgcagcaccagcagcaggtgcagcagctccagcagcagcagctccagcagcagcagcagcagcagcaccagcagcaggccgaGGCCTCGGGGGCCCTGCTGTCGGGCCTGGGGCTGGGCCCCCTGCAGGCCTCGCGGGGCAGCCCCTTCGCCGACTCCCCCTCCCTCTTCGCCAAGATGGCCGCCCCGCCCCCGCCCCTGCCCCCGCCGGCGGCCGCGCAGGGCTCGCGCAAGGCGGGCAAgatggcggcggcggcggcgggggcagGGGCGGCCGGCGGGTACCCCCAGTTCCTCCGCTCCTTCCAGCCGGCGGAGGCGGCGCTGGTGCAGGAGCAGCTGCACCCGGCGCTGGGCCACGCCGGGGCGGGGCGCTTCGAGCACTTCGTGGGGgcgggcgggggcgggggcggcggcggggggGCGGGGCTGGTCTCGGCCCCGCCCCCGCCGCTGCACCCCGGCCTGGCCGTGCCCCAGGCCTCGCCGGgggccccctcctcctcctccccctcgcCCTCCGGCTCGGCCGCCAGCTCCAGCGCCGcccccagcagcaccagcagcagcgtGGCCTCCCTGGGGCACCAGCTGGTCGGGGCGCAGCCCGACGCCCGCAGCCTCCACCAGCAGTTCAGCTGCATGCTGGCCGCCAACCAGTACTTCCTGTCCGGCGTGCCGGCCAACGCCAGCCTGGAGCAGTTCCTGGTCCAGCAGGGCACCAACCACCACCTGGGCCTGGGCCTGGGGCCGGCGGCCGGGGACGGGGGTCCGGGGCTGGCCGCGCCCCCGGCTCTGCACCACGGCCACCCCGCGCCCCAGCAGCAGCCCCAGCagccccagcagcagcagcagcagcagcagcagcagctccagcCCCACGGCCTCTCCCACGGCCACGCCCACTCCCACGGCCACGCCCTGCCCCACGGCCACGCCCACCACGCCCCGCCCCACGGCCTGCACCCGGGCCCCCAGCCCTCCCCGCTGGGCGGCTTCGACTTCCAGGGCATCCCGGTGCTCTCCTCCAACCAACTGGCCTCGCTCATCCAGCAGGAGGCCggcctgcccctgcccctgcccctgcacCTGCCCCTGCCCAAGGACGAGCCCAAGGCGGACAGCGGCGGGGGCGGCCGGCGCAAGAAGGCCATGGCGGGGTACCTGCCGCAGCGCAAGGCGGAGGGCGGGGCCCACGGTGACCCCGGCACCGGCGGAGCCCATGGTGACGGCGGCTCCGCGCTGCAGGGGCTGGGCGCCGACCCCTCGGGcctgctctcctcctcctccgcctcctcctcctcctccgtggtgtcctcctcctccgcgccctcctcctcctcctcctccgcggcggcggcggccgtCCTGGTGCCCAACGGCGGGGGGCCGCCCCTGGTGCCCAAGGCCGAGAGCCTGGGGGGCGCCCAGCCCGAGCCCGAGCCCCTGTACCACTGCGGCGAGTGCGGCAAGACCTTCACCCACCTGTCCAGCCTGCGCCGGCACCTGCGCAGCCACGGCCTGGCCGGGGGGGCCGGCCCGGGCGACGCCAGCGCCCCCCACTCCACCCAGGACCTGGCCAGCCCCCCCGCGcccgcgccgccgccgccgccgcccgccCACCCCGCGCCCACCtcgtcctcctcctgctccagcCCCGAGAAGACGCACCGCTGCCCCGAGTGCGGCAAGGGCTTCAAGAAGCGCGGCCACCTGCTGCAGCACGGCGTCATCCACTCGGGCGCCCGGCCCTTCGCCTGCGCCGTGTGCCAGCGCGCCTTCAACCGCCGCGAGTCGCTGACCCGCCACGAGAAGATCCACGAGGACAAGCCCTACCGCTGCCCCGCCTGCGGCCGCTGCTTCCGCGAGTCCACCTCCCTGCTCAACCACGCCGCCTCGGGCTCCTGCGGCAAGCCCGGCCGGGGGGCGCGCgccaaggcggcggcggcggcggcggcggcgggcgcCGAGCTCACCATCGGCAGCGACGGCCGCTACGGCAGGAAGCCCGAGAAGGCCCGCGCGGACTTCGCCCCCGGGCCCGCGGCCGGCGCGGCGGGGCTGGCCTACGGCaaggtggaggaggaggaggccgaGGAAGAGGAGGCGGCGGAGGACAAGGCCGGCCTGGCCTGCGAGGTGCTGTTCCAGCAGAGCCGCGCCGCCGCCAAGCTGGAGGGCAAGCTGGGCCCGGACTTCCCGCGCGGCCGCTACCAGGACTTCCGCGCCGACTACAAGCGCCCCCCGGCCGCCGCCGCCCCCTGCTTCCCCGGGGAGCCCCTGTGCGGGGGCGCGGGGCCCGCCCTGCGGAAGGCCCCCCTGGCGCCCACCCTGCACCCCCACCCGCACCCCCAGGGGCAGGGCCAGCCGCCACACCTGCCCCTGTCCTCGCTGCTGGACGAGGCCGAGGACGACGTCACCAGCTCGGTCAACAGCGCCATCTCGGCCATcgcggccgccgccgccgcctcctgCCTGCCCGGCGAGCTGGGGGGCGGCCGGGGCGCCGAGGAGCGCCGGGACATCATCGGGGGGCTGCTGGGCAACCTGGGCCTGGGCGCCCTGGGCGTGCCGGCCGGCGGCCCCTCGTCCACCTCGGGGGGCCCGGAGAAGGCCTACCGCGCGGGCGCCGAGGACGGCGGCGGCGGCTCCTGCTCCTCGGCCGCGCCGCCCGCCAAGCCCAAGAGGCCCCGCAAGCCGCGGCCCAAGAAGGAGCCGGGCGCCGGGGGCGAGCCGGGCCGGCGGCGGCCGGGCGGCGCCGAGGGCAGCGAGAGGCTCTTCCTGTGCAGCGTGTGCGGCCGCGGCTTCACCCGCCGCGAGACCCTGCGGCGCCACGACCGCAtccacacgggcgagaagcCGCACCGCTGCCCCGTCTGCGGCAAGCACTTCCGCGAGGCCTTCCACCTGACCAAGCACCGCACCGTGCACAGCGGCGAGAAGAACTACAAGTGCGCCGTCTGCGGCAAGGACTTCGGCTACGCGCAGAGCCTCAAGCGCCACGGCAAGCTGCACCAGAAGGCCGAGTACGCCGAGACGCCGGTGGGGCCGCCGGCGGGGGGCGAGGCCGACCCGGGCGCCGACTCCTACTTCTCCTTCGGGCAGCCGGACAAGCCTcagcccgccgccgccgccgccgccgcgccCCGGCTGTACACCTGCGCCATCTGCTGGAAGTCCTTCCGGCACCACTTCCACCTGACGGCGCACCACCAGGCCGTGCACGAGGGCGGCGAGCGGCTCTTCTGCTGCGAGGTGTGCGGCAAGGCCTTCGCCTACGCCAACAGCCTGACGCGGCACCGGCTGGCGCAGCACGGCCTGGCCCGCGCCGGCCcccgcgccgccgccgcctccgcCGTGCCCGCGGCCCCGTCGGAGAGCGAGGCGGCCACCCACGCGCTCCTGCAGCTGGCGCCCCCCGCCCCCGGGGGCCAGCCCGCGCCGGCGCCGCCCGCCGGCTTCCCTCCTCTCTTCTACCTCCCCGACGCCGGCCCCTCGGCCCCCGCGGCCCCGCCGGCCCCGCCCGACAGCACGCAGCTGCCCGCGGTGAAGGGGGAGCCCTCCTGCCCGCTCGCCGGCCCCCCGCCCCTCCACACCGTGCTGCTGCTGCCGGCGCACGCCGAGCCGCCGGGGGGCGCCGCGCAGGCCGGCCGCAGGAAGAGGAGGGCCAAGAGGAAGAGGCGGAAGCAGGCGGAGGGGGGCAGGCCGCCGAGGGGCCGGgcgcggaggaggaggagggcgcaGCTGAGGAGGCAGCGGCTGCGGGCCGCCCTGGACGGCGCGCGGCACAAGCGCTTCCCCTGCCCCTTCTGCCCCCGCACCACGTTCCGCCGCCAGGCCGCGCAGCTGCTGCACCGCGCCGCCCGGCACCCCGCGGGGGCCCCCCGCGCCGCCCGCCGCCGCTGCCCCGTCTGCGGCCACCGCTCCGGCCGCTTCCTGCGCGCGCTGGCGCACCGCGGCCGCCACCTGGCCCAGGGCGCCTTCGCCTGCGCGCGCTGCCCGGCCCGCTTCTGGAACGGCGGCCTGCTGGAGCGGCACGGCGTGGCCTGCcggggggcgggggcgggggcgcCCCGGAGCAGGCCCGCCCCCTCGCGCCGGGCCCGCGCGGCCCCGAGTCCGGGCGCCAGCCCCGGGGCGGGGCCGGACTGTCGCAGGAAGTGACCTTGGACCCGCCGAGGGCCGGCGGGCTCCTGGATTCTGTCGATGCGGGTCGCGGTCGGGGAGCTGCGCCGGGCCcagcgggggcgggggggggcggTCGTAGCGCCAGACTGTGAATCCGGGCCTCCGGGGTCGGAGGTCAGGAGGGGCCCCCCCGCTCAGGCgcaggggagggggaggggagatGGCAGGGTCCCCCCGTGacgggggggaggggaggggggttctGGTTCTGGTTCCGAGCGTTGTGCGCCCCCCCCTCGGACTCCTGGGAAACGGAAAACGAAAGGCGGGCCGCGACGCCGATGTTTTTTAAGACGCTGATTCTGACTTgttttttatgggttttaatTTGTACTGTCGTCGCTGTCCGGGGAGGGGAGTGATGGGGGAGGGGGCGGGGACTGTGAGACTGGGCggggctcccctgcgacccgcCCCCTCGGTCCGTGCCCTCCCATTGGTCTGTCCGACCCTCCCTCCACACTCCCCCCGCCCTTCACTCTTTCAAAGCATAATGATCACGGTCATGTTAACGATTCtgttcttattattttattgccttctgggaaacaaaatggtggggtggggtggggggggggtggaaaATTGGAACATCCGCAGAAATcgaataaattttaaaaaaaggatccTGGTTCCCTGCTGTTCCTTCCGGTGCTCCGGCCGTCTTTTCTTGACTTTGAGCACTGAAAAGTATTCTGATTGTTTTCTGATCTCTGACTTGTCAGATCGCCTTACCTGGCTCTATGGACCCCGGGTCTGAAGAATCAGGAGACCGAATGGTAACCCACTAAAATAGTTGGGCTCCTCAGAAAAGGTTTCTGAAACGGcctgtatttgtattttgccTCTAAATGGCCTAATCGCATCGACTAAGTGCCTGCAGCAGGACTGTCCAgacctggaggggtcagtgtgtgtctgcagcaggactGTCCAgacctggaggggtcagtgtgtgtctgcagcaggactGTCCAgacctggaggggtcagtgtgtgtctgcagcagggctgtccagtcctggtcctggaggggtcagtgtgtgtctgcagcagggctgtccagtcctggtcctggaggggtcagtgtgtgtctgcagcagggctgtccagtcctggtcctggaggggtcagtgtgtgtctgcagcagggctgtccagtcctggtcctggaggggtcagtgtgtctgcagcagggctgtccagtcctcgaggggtcagtgtgtgtctgcagcagggctgtccagtcctcgaggggtcagtgtgtgtctgcagcagggctgtccagtcctggtcctggaggggtcagtgtgtcttcagcagggctgtccagtcctggtcctggaggggtcagtgtgtgtctgcagcagggctgtccagtcccggtcctggaggggtcagggtgtgtctgcaggctgtccagtccaggtcctggaggggtcagtgtgtgtctgcagcagggctgtccagtcctggtcctggaggggtcagtgtgtctgcagcagggctgtccagtcctggtcctggaggggtcagtgtgtgtctgcagcagggctgtccagtcctggtcctggaggggtcagtgtgtgtctgcagggtgtccagtccaggtcctggaggggtcagtgtgtgtctgcagggtgtccagtcctggtcgtGTTCCTGGCCAGCCTGCAGTGACAGTCAGAGACCAGAAGGGGGCGCTGAGAGACCAGGCTCTGCTCTTCCACCGAGCGCGGATCCTGCGAATGAACTCGCAGCGCCTTCCACAGCTTCCACTCGAGATGTAGTTGTGTGGTTTCAGGTGCACTGTGTCTGTGGACTTGTGTTGTATTTTATGTGTGCAGAGTGTGTTGTATTTGTGCGTGTGGtattgtatctgtgtgtgcagaGTATGCTGTGTTTGTGCGTGTGGTttttgtgtgcagtgtgtatttgttagtgcagtgtgtgtgtgcagagtgtatttgtgtgatattgtgtttgtgagtgcagtgtgttgtgattgtgtgtgcagtgtgtatttgtgtgcagtatgttgtgtttgtgagtgCAGTGTGTATTTGTGAGTGCAGTGTGTTGTATTTgagtgtgttgtgtttgtgaGTGCAGTGTGTATTTGAGtgcattgtgttgtgtttgtgagtgcagtgtgtgtttgtgagtgcAGTGTGTATTTGAGtgcattgtgttgtgtttgtgagtgcagtgtgtgtttgtgagtgcAGTGTGTTGTATTTGTGAGTGCAGTGTGTTGTATTTGTGAGTGCAGTGTGTTGTGTCTGTGCGTGTAGTGTGTTGTTTGTGAGTGCAGTGTGTATTGCGTGCACTTCGCCTTGTTTCTGCCTGCCTGCGAGCGGCCGAGCGCTGCGTGTCGATTTGTTCGCGTGTCTGATCCACGGTCCCTTCACACGCTCGCACCGCCGGCCTCACGCGGCCCGGGCATGGGGTACGGCGGGGGCGGGGCCGTTGACCTAGTTTTGTCCAATCGGAGGGCGCCGCGGGAGGGGCCTGACCTACTTTTGCCCAATCGGAGCGAGGGCGGCGGGCCGATGGGCTGCTCCCGCGCGTGCCGGGGCCATGTGCGCGTGGCCGGGGGTGGGGGCGCTCAGTCTTAAAGGAGATCGTCTCTGTCGGCCGACAACACTCCCGCTCACGTTTTCAGCGGATTAAAGGCGAGTGCCGGACTCGGAGGCTGGGAATGTGATTAATGCCGTCGATATAACGCTCCTTCTTCCATTCCTACTCCATTCCTTCTGAGCCTGAGGCGCATGTTCGCAGATAATAACCGCCGAGATCACAGAGATCGAGCCGTATACAGAGCACTGTGGAGGCGAGTACAACAGCACACAACATGCAATTCGGGTCTCCTGAATCAGCACAGtgctcagtgttcaagagtcaaATAACAATCGATTATATTTAGACAATACAGTCAGTcaagtcccagtacagtaggacaatccctttacaataggagctacagtcccagtgcagtagaacagtctgttacaataggagctacagtcccagtgcagtagccagtctgttacaataggagctacagtcccagtgcagtagaacagtctgttacaataggagctacagtcccagtgcagtagaacagtctgttacaataggagctacagtcccagtgcagtagaacagtcctgttacaataggagctacagtcccagtgcagtagaacagtctgttacaataggagccaCAGTCCCAGTtgagtagaccagtctgttacaataggagccacagtcccagtacagtagaacagtcgtgttacaataggagctacagtcccagtacagtagaacagtctgttacaataggagctacagtcccagtacagaagAACAGTcgtgttacaataggagctacagtcccagtacagtagaacagtctgttacaataggagctacagtcccagtgcagtagaacagtcctgttacaataggagctacagtccttCAGTCCTGTTAACTAGAATaatatataatgaatataattctatcatataataatataaaatgtatacaaaatgATCTACAGTACGATAGAAGTATGAGACTTTATAGTAATCGATCAGAGCAGGCTCTTGTGAGTGTGTAATGCCATAAAGCATTAATCACGTGTGATTTGATCATAGCCGTGTCtacttattattatcattattatttgttttttttaagtgtttacacatcagaaaaaaaaggagacagaatattgaaacagatacagaaacagacacaccTCACAGCCGGAGGAATTCACGACGATAAAAGCTGAAAATTAGGCTTTTGACAGATTCCCAGTGTAGGTCTCGCCTTTCCATTCCTTTAATTCCCCATAGAGATGGAATCAAAATGAATTCAGCTTGAACAGCAAGAACAGGGGGAGCAGTTAGACCATCGCCTTTACGGATTTCGCCAAAATAATTGACAGATTccgaataaaaacattattattattattattattatcgcaCACCCCCGTGCTCGTGCAGCTGGCCTGGATCTCGGGCCGGGCGGAACCACGTGTTCCGACACGCACGAGCCGGCTGCGGGAGCACGTGGCCAGTCAAGGGTTAACGCCGCGCGCAGCGGCTGGGCGGGACTCGGGCGGTGACGTTGGCTCggcgcgggggggggggggcgtgttCTTGCTGCGCGCTCGCCAAGCCGGGGCCCTGTGTTTTGAAGGGGGGTGCTGGAGGGGGGGGCTCTCCCCCTCTCGGGGTGTCGGCGGTCGCTGCAGACCCGCGGGGTCCCGGGGCGCCTCTGCGCGAGCGGGCCGCAGGTCCGAGCGGGGAGGGGGCGGGGTTGGGGGGCGTGTCCGGGGGCGGGGCGGGGCCCCGGAGCGGCCCGTGAGCGCTGACGtcaccgccgcggcccgtgTTCGTTCCAGCTGACTCTCCCGTCTCGAGATCGCTCTCGCAGTCCCGTGGACTCGCGCGCCTGCCAGGCGAGGGG
This DNA window, taken from Lepisosteus oculatus isolate fLepOcu1 chromosome 23, fLepOcu1.hap2, whole genome shotgun sequence, encodes the following:
- the LOC138224803 gene encoding zinc finger protein 865 is translated as MESGGGGRSAAAGGGGGGGGAAAGTSQGRTSSGGGGSSGRGAGPGLGGGIIISTSSAGAGVGLGGLAPPASAVPSVSDWEMFQFGKYPMDILEMLSGHQAHPFKASLGLERQLQHQQQVQQLQQQQLQQQQQQQHQQQAEASGALLSGLGLGPLQASRGSPFADSPSLFAKMAAPPPPLPPPAAAQGSRKAGKMAAAAAGAGAAGGYPQFLRSFQPAEAALVQEQLHPALGHAGAGRFEHFVGAGGGGGGGGGAGLVSAPPPPLHPGLAVPQASPGAPSSSSPSPSGSAASSSAAPSSTSSSVASLGHQLVGAQPDARSLHQQFSCMLAANQYFLSGVPANASLEQFLVQQGTNHHLGLGLGPAAGDGGPGLAAPPALHHGHPAPQQQPQQPQQQQQQQQQQLQPHGLSHGHAHSHGHALPHGHAHHAPPHGLHPGPQPSPLGGFDFQGIPVLSSNQLASLIQQEAGLPLPLPLHLPLPKDEPKADSGGGGRRKKAMAGYLPQRKAEGGAHGDPGTGGAHGDGGSALQGLGADPSGLLSSSSASSSSSVVSSSSAPSSSSSSAAAAAVLVPNGGGPPLVPKAESLGGAQPEPEPLYHCGECGKTFTHLSSLRRHLRSHGLAGGAGPGDASAPHSTQDLASPPAPAPPPPPPAHPAPTSSSSCSSPEKTHRCPECGKGFKKRGHLLQHGVIHSGARPFACAVCQRAFNRRESLTRHEKIHEDKPYRCPACGRCFRESTSLLNHAASGSCGKPGRGARAKAAAAAAAAGAELTIGSDGRYGRKPEKARADFAPGPAAGAAGLAYGKVEEEEAEEEEAAEDKAGLACEVLFQQSRAAAKLEGKLGPDFPRGRYQDFRADYKRPPAAAAPCFPGEPLCGGAGPALRKAPLAPTLHPHPHPQGQGQPPHLPLSSLLDEAEDDVTSSVNSAISAIAAAAAASCLPGELGGGRGAEERRDIIGGLLGNLGLGALGVPAGGPSSTSGGPEKAYRAGAEDGGGGSCSSAAPPAKPKRPRKPRPKKEPGAGGEPGRRRPGGAEGSERLFLCSVCGRGFTRRETLRRHDRIHTGEKPHRCPVCGKHFREAFHLTKHRTVHSGEKNYKCAVCGKDFGYAQSLKRHGKLHQKAEYAETPVGPPAGGEADPGADSYFSFGQPDKPQPAAAAAAAPRLYTCAICWKSFRHHFHLTAHHQAVHEGGERLFCCEVCGKAFAYANSLTRHRLAQHGLARAGPRAAAASAVPAAPSESEAATHALLQLAPPAPGGQPAPAPPAGFPPLFYLPDAGPSAPAAPPAPPDSTQLPAVKGEPSCPLAGPPPLHTVLLLPAHAEPPGGAAQAGRRKRRAKRKRRKQAEGGRPPRGRARRRRRAQLRRQRLRAALDGARHKRFPCPFCPRTTFRRQAAQLLHRAARHPAGAPRAARRRCPVCGHRSGRFLRALAHRGRHLAQGAFACARCPARFWNGGLLERHGVACRGAGAGAPRSRPAPSRRARAAPSPGASPGAGPDCRRK